In Pseudomonadota bacterium, one genomic interval encodes:
- a CDS encoding heavy metal translocating P-type ATPase, with product MRPAMSLPENIGIGGMSCATCVRRVEKTLARLEGVAEARVNLAAGRALLLPEKDRAIDLALVEAAVSAAGFVFQGRVSSRLISRQEDEAQRRERFLTVKVALGMVLSLLIMAFSMPESFPVLEGLPTLWLSRLAWILTSLVLFGVGSNFFQAAYAALRQGAADMNTLVILGALSAYVYSVLIYLRPSFLKLDPAAAHLYFDGAAMIVTLVLLGRLLEFKARRRASQAIRKLYALQPPRARVVRGDGFLELPIEDLRPGDLIQMRPGERLPVDGRLRGGSSSVDESMLTGESRPQRKAEGDEVFAGTLNQLGSFVFEVTRIGDETTLGQIIQLVDEAQSSKAPIQRFADRVAAIFVPVVLGLAGLTFLVWFFLVPAATFNQALLHAISVLIIACPCAMGLATPTAIMVGTGIGARHGIILKGGEVLERVQRLSTVVFDKTGTLTAGSCV from the coding sequence ATGAGGCCGGCTATGAGCTTGCCTGAAAATATCGGCATCGGCGGCATGTCCTGTGCCACCTGTGTCCGTCGGGTCGAAAAAACTCTGGCCCGGCTTGAGGGGGTTGCCGAAGCCCGGGTTAACCTGGCGGCCGGGCGCGCGCTGTTGCTGCCGGAAAAAGACCGGGCTATAGATCTGGCTTTGGTCGAGGCGGCGGTGAGCGCGGCCGGTTTTGTCTTTCAGGGTCGGGTTTCCAGTCGCTTGATCAGCCGGCAGGAAGATGAAGCTCAACGCCGGGAAAGGTTTCTGACCGTCAAGGTTGCTCTCGGGATGGTTTTAAGCCTGTTGATCATGGCTTTTAGTATGCCGGAGAGCTTTCCGGTTCTGGAGGGTTTGCCCACCCTATGGCTGTCCCGGCTGGCTTGGATTCTGACCAGTCTGGTGCTTTTCGGGGTCGGTAGTAATTTTTTTCAAGCCGCCTATGCCGCCTTGCGCCAGGGGGCGGCCGACATGAATACCCTGGTGATTCTGGGAGCGCTGTCGGCTTACGTTTATTCCGTCCTGATCTATCTGCGGCCCTCGTTTCTGAAGCTGGACCCGGCTGCGGCTCATCTTTATTTTGACGGCGCCGCCATGATTGTCACCCTGGTGCTGCTCGGGCGTCTGCTGGAGTTCAAGGCCCGGCGTCGGGCCTCGCAGGCGATTCGCAAGCTCTATGCCCTGCAGCCGCCCCGGGCTCGGGTGGTGCGCGGGGATGGTTTCCTGGAGTTGCCGATCGAGGATCTACGCCCCGGAGATCTGATTCAGATGCGCCCGGGTGAACGTCTGCCGGTCGATGGCCGCCTGCGCGGCGGTTCCTCCAGCGTGGATGAGTCGATGCTGACCGGCGAGAGCCGGCCGCAGCGCAAGGCGGAGGGTGATGAGGTTTTCGCCGGCACCCTGAACCAGCTCGGCAGTTTTGTTTTTGAGGTTACCAGAATCGGCGATGAGACCACCCTGGGGCAGATTATTCAGTTGGTTGATGAGGCGCAGAGCAGCAAGGCTCCGATTCAGCGTTTCGCCGACCGGGTGGCCGCGATTTTCGTCCCCGTGGTTCTGGGGCTGGCGGGACTGACCTTTCTGGTCTGGTTCTTTCTGGTTCCCGCCGCGACTTTCAATCAGGCTCTGCTCCATGCGATTTCGGTTCTGATCATTGCCTGCCCCTGCGCCATGGGACTGGCGACGCCGACGGCGATCATGGTCGGCACCGGGATTGGAGCCCGGCATGGAATTATCCTCAAGGGGGGAGAGGTTCTGGAGCGGGTCCAACGTCTTTCCACGGTGGTTTTCGACAAAACCGGCACCCTGACAGCGGGGTCCTGCGTTTGA
- a CDS encoding HAD family hydrolase: MRLTHNEPRPGWSEEELLRLAFSLENLSEHPLAAAVVGAARERRLAPDEITAFTVFSGLGVRGVCNGKVVRLGSARFFAEQGLKLEPDVTERLATLAAGGVSAMLLAQEEQVVGLLGLADELRASAPAALVELRQMGIRLVLLSGDRRETVAAVTRNLDFDLIEAELLPADKTAVMALSSVSVVSNALRLKRLRLND, from the coding sequence CTGCGTTTGACCCATAACGAGCCTCGGCCCGGCTGGAGTGAGGAAGAACTCCTGCGGCTGGCTTTCAGTCTGGAGAATCTGTCGGAGCATCCCTTGGCGGCGGCGGTGGTCGGCGCCGCCCGTGAACGGCGCTTGGCGCCCGACGAGATTACCGCCTTTACCGTTTTTTCGGGGCTTGGAGTCAGGGGCGTATGCAATGGCAAGGTGGTCCGGCTGGGCAGCGCGAGATTTTTCGCCGAGCAGGGCCTGAAGCTGGAGCCGGATGTGACGGAGCGGCTCGCAACCCTGGCCGCGGGCGGGGTAAGCGCGATGCTGCTGGCTCAGGAAGAACAGGTGGTGGGCCTGCTCGGACTCGCCGATGAATTACGGGCCAGCGCTCCGGCGGCCCTGGTCGAGTTGCGGCAAATGGGTATCAGGCTGGTTCTTTTAAGCGGCGATCGGCGGGAAACCGTGGCGGCAGTAACCCGCAACCTTGATTTTGACCTGATCGAGGCCGAACTCCTGCCTGCCGATAAAACCGCCGTCATGGCTTTGAGCTCGGTTTCCGTGGTTTCCAATGCTCTGCGTCTTAAGCGGCTGCGGCTGAACGATTAA
- a CDS encoding DUF3857 domain-containing protein, whose amino-acid sequence MFRPRFFHPGYLFFSLIFLFFTPSLPSARALTPATAVPAGGQGENPAPGLADFADADALNLLIKKHYQVAADASQSLRLQIRRRILSYKGTKDHADFKYSYNRSRENARLLGARTITTDQRIIEVRPEEIHDIPAPWNHEASLYSQSRQLVVSLPAVAPGCEIEIEIELTCANPPLGFWCEESFALFDPIVRKEVIIDCPADKILHYLSPGRVTLAFSREALPSGQVRYRWYGERLAACPREPWAPSAAETGHSLLVADCSSWAEVGNHFQKLFQPALTARIATPTAPEPPLPTRPENPAPTALCRQLYRQLNALTCYDISLLETDFTLQDPARTRLLGYGTNCDLACCLVRELRARKIESRLLLINREHRFFTQDRNLPYPGWWNTALVECEGEFFLFHPARPAPGDSGFDQEWALDPAGGEFVRIKDNKTATTFRELELTLENFPRISGSLQLRLQGAAATPWREQWRDLAPREQEIALRELLHLINPEARAVSPLTISGLEETAADHDLVFRCAINLDQFAAPLPGRPQQNFIYLNPPELPEAYTSLLLDRRQPLALRHNAEFHDCLNLTLPPGLQVTTAPASGSGRLPGLNWVCESRYDPQHRRFTLNRKLELQRGLLSPSDPNYERFLSRLRAFQRPEALRLILSPSGR is encoded by the coding sequence ATGTTCAGACCAAGGTTTTTCCACCCCGGATATCTTTTTTTCAGTTTGATCTTTCTGTTTTTCACCCCGAGTCTGCCTTCCGCCCGGGCCCTGACGCCGGCAACCGCCGTCCCGGCCGGCGGACAAGGGGAAAATCCGGCGCCGGGCCTGGCGGACTTCGCCGACGCCGACGCGCTGAATCTGCTCATAAAAAAACATTACCAGGTGGCCGCTGACGCTTCGCAAAGCCTCAGATTGCAGATCCGACGCCGGATTCTGAGCTACAAGGGCACCAAAGACCACGCCGATTTCAAGTATAGCTACAATCGCTCCCGCGAAAACGCCAGGCTGCTCGGGGCCCGCACCATAACCACCGACCAGCGGATCATTGAGGTCAGACCGGAGGAAATTCACGATATTCCGGCCCCCTGGAACCATGAGGCTTCCCTGTATTCCCAAAGCCGCCAGCTGGTGGTCAGCCTGCCGGCGGTGGCGCCGGGCTGCGAGATCGAAATCGAAATCGAGCTCACCTGCGCAAACCCGCCTCTGGGTTTCTGGTGCGAAGAGAGTTTCGCGCTTTTCGATCCGATTGTCCGCAAGGAGGTGATTATCGACTGTCCGGCTGACAAAATCCTGCACTATCTCAGTCCCGGCCGCGTCACGCTTGCTTTCAGCCGCGAAGCCCTTCCCTCAGGACAGGTCCGCTACCGCTGGTACGGGGAAAGGCTGGCCGCCTGCCCTCGAGAGCCATGGGCGCCGAGCGCGGCGGAAACCGGCCACAGTCTGCTGGTTGCCGACTGTTCAAGCTGGGCCGAGGTCGGCAACCACTTTCAGAAACTGTTTCAGCCGGCTTTGACGGCAAGAATCGCCACGCCGACCGCTCCCGAGCCCCCGCTGCCGACGAGACCGGAAAACCCCGCGCCGACGGCGCTCTGCCGGCAACTCTACAGGCAGTTGAATGCGCTTACCTGTTATGACATTTCCCTGCTTGAAACCGACTTTACGCTTCAGGACCCGGCCAGAACCCGGCTATTGGGTTATGGAACCAATTGCGATCTGGCCTGCTGCCTGGTCCGGGAACTGCGGGCCCGAAAAATCGAGAGCCGCTTGCTGTTAATCAATCGCGAACATCGCTTTTTTACCCAAGATCGAAACCTGCCCTATCCCGGCTGGTGGAATACGGCCCTGGTCGAATGCGAAGGCGAGTTTTTCCTTTTTCACCCGGCGCGGCCGGCCCCGGGCGACAGCGGTTTCGATCAGGAATGGGCCCTGGACCCCGCCGGCGGCGAGTTCGTGCGGATTAAGGATAATAAAACCGCGACCACCTTCCGGGAGCTGGAGCTGACGCTGGAAAATTTCCCTCGCATCAGCGGTTCTCTGCAACTGCGCCTGCAAGGTGCGGCGGCGACTCCATGGCGTGAACAATGGCGCGATCTGGCCCCCCGCGAGCAGGAAATCGCCTTACGGGAGTTGCTGCACCTGATCAACCCGGAAGCCCGGGCTGTAAGCCCGCTCACCATCAGCGGGCTGGAAGAAACGGCGGCAGACCACGATCTGGTTTTCAGATGCGCCATCAACCTGGATCAATTCGCGGCCCCGCTTCCCGGCCGGCCGCAACAAAACTTTATTTATCTGAATCCACCCGAGCTACCGGAGGCCTACACAAGCCTGCTGCTTGACCGCCGGCAGCCGCTGGCCCTCAGACACAATGCCGAATTTCACGATTGTCTGAACCTGACCCTGCCGCCCGGCCTTCAGGTAACCACGGCCCCGGCTTCAGGTTCCGGCCGTCTGCCGGGCTTGAACTGGGTCTGCGAAAGCCGCTACGACCCGCAACACCGGCGTTTCACCCTGAACCGCAAGCTTGAATTACAACGCGGTCTGCTCTCCCCATCCGACCCCAATTACGAAAGGTTTCTCTCCCGCCTTCGCGCATTTCAGCGCCCCGAGGCCCTGCGCCTGATCCTGAGCCCAAGCGGCAGATAA
- a CDS encoding DUF3857 domain-containing protein → MAPQAAIAATAEKPVTKREAMQRIQLMTTFTVLIMVMGGLFAPNFIPAQELDPPCEKTFPTHEPAKLLNAVTNAAYPHDHAVLAEEIEHLEFFADGSSLGSDEVYLTILDEEGKRNHEVLSFHINRAYGDLEIELCEVLSGNRRQTIEIAAHSREEAAVVNSRANIYNPLQKTLKLFIPGLKIGDTIHYRLRRRQFKPIIEQQIYGLILGQYDIPIRSYHLTVTTPAETTLHWLIKDEVEGCVSFRQTQLPGTRPQTIHAWHFTDVPRIFPEPQMPSFRRVAMRLLFSTIKDWTQIAQWYADLVSPRLEAQGELKKMVAELTQGQSREAQVAALFYFVARQIRYLGVGGETERPGFEPHDVNLTFSRRHGVCRDKAALLVSMLRSAGFAADPVLIRLGDRLDTEIPLPYFNHAIVALFDENGKTPILLDPTSETSRQFLPDYERECSYLIARRDGDGLSETPPPDPDENRFVIRIVDQLDADRRLSGKVTVSAGGFNDSMLRSIMMNCGRQEQEDFLKGFFLSQYSGLELRDLQWSDPGDQSRDFTFSGNFSLAEAATENQVTPLVLMENPGFLERRLWRRVNLSERRYPLKLGYTLTTILEEELTLPAGSRGETVLPPTQIIDNQALYFSLEGRESQPGKISWRRVFAFKKTEIEPAAYPLLTAFQNHNRKLSLTPIDLGKP, encoded by the coding sequence ATGGCTCCGCAAGCCGCCATCGCGGCCACCGCAGAAAAACCCGTTACCAAAAGAGAAGCCATGCAAAGAATCCAATTGATGACCACGTTTACCGTGCTGATCATGGTAATGGGAGGTCTTTTCGCACCGAACTTCATTCCGGCGCAGGAACTTGACCCGCCTTGCGAAAAAACCTTCCCGACTCATGAGCCGGCGAAACTTCTCAATGCCGTTACCAACGCCGCCTATCCCCATGACCATGCCGTCCTGGCCGAGGAAATCGAACACCTTGAGTTCTTCGCCGACGGCTCCAGCCTCGGCTCGGACGAGGTCTATCTTACCATACTGGACGAAGAAGGCAAACGCAACCACGAGGTCTTGAGTTTTCATATCAACCGGGCCTATGGCGACCTTGAAATCGAACTCTGCGAAGTGCTCTCCGGCAATCGCCGGCAAACGATCGAGATTGCCGCCCACAGCCGTGAGGAGGCGGCCGTCGTCAACAGCCGCGCCAACATCTACAACCCCCTGCAGAAAACCCTGAAACTGTTCATCCCGGGACTGAAAATCGGAGATACGATTCATTATCGCCTGCGCCGCCGGCAGTTCAAACCGATTATCGAGCAGCAGATCTACGGCTTGATTCTCGGTCAGTACGACATTCCGATCAGATCCTATCACCTGACCGTCACCACGCCGGCGGAAACTACATTGCACTGGCTGATCAAGGATGAAGTCGAGGGCTGTGTCAGCTTCCGGCAAACCCAACTGCCCGGAACCCGGCCCCAAACCATCCACGCCTGGCATTTTACCGACGTGCCCCGAATCTTTCCGGAACCCCAGATGCCTTCGTTTCGCCGGGTCGCCATGCGCCTGCTTTTTTCAACCATCAAAGACTGGACGCAGATCGCGCAGTGGTACGCCGACCTGGTGAGCCCGCGCCTGGAAGCCCAGGGCGAGCTCAAGAAGATGGTCGCCGAACTGACCCAAGGGCAAAGCCGCGAAGCGCAGGTTGCCGCCCTCTTTTATTTTGTCGCCCGCCAGATTCGTTATCTGGGAGTCGGCGGCGAAACCGAGCGCCCCGGATTTGAACCTCACGATGTCAACCTGACCTTTTCTCGCCGGCACGGGGTCTGTCGCGACAAGGCCGCCCTGCTGGTCAGCATGCTCCGCTCCGCCGGTTTTGCCGCGGACCCGGTGCTGATTCGCCTGGGCGACCGACTGGACACGGAAATCCCGCTGCCGTATTTCAATCACGCCATCGTCGCGCTTTTCGACGAAAACGGGAAAACCCCAATCCTGCTCGATCCGACCTCGGAAACCAGTCGTCAGTTTTTACCTGATTATGAAAGGGAATGCTCCTATCTGATCGCCCGGCGCGACGGCGACGGACTCAGCGAAACCCCGCCGCCGGATCCCGACGAGAATCGCTTTGTCATCAGAATCGTGGATCAACTCGACGCGGACCGGCGGCTCAGCGGCAAAGTCACGGTCAGCGCCGGCGGCTTCAACGACAGCATGCTGCGTTCAATCATGATGAACTGCGGCCGACAAGAGCAGGAAGACTTTCTCAAAGGTTTTTTTTTGAGCCAGTACAGCGGCCTGGAACTGCGGGATCTGCAATGGTCCGATCCGGGCGATCAGAGCCGGGATTTCACCTTCTCTGGTAATTTCAGTCTCGCCGAAGCCGCAACCGAAAACCAGGTCACCCCTCTGGTGCTGATGGAAAATCCGGGTTTTCTTGAACGCCGGCTCTGGCGCCGGGTCAACCTGAGCGAACGCCGCTATCCCCTGAAACTGGGTTACACCCTGACCACCATTCTTGAGGAAGAGCTGACGCTCCCAGCCGGCAGCCGCGGGGAAACAGTTCTCCCGCCAACGCAAATCATCGATAATCAGGCGCTTTATTTTTCCCTGGAAGGCCGGGAAAGCCAGCCCGGCAAAATCAGCTGGCGCCGGGTTTTCGCCTTTAAAAAAACCGAAATCGAGCCCGCGGCCTACCCTCTGCTGACCGCTTTTCAAAATCACAACCGCAAGCTGTCGCTGACTCCGATCGATCTCGGCAAACCCTGA